In Puntigrus tetrazona isolate hp1 chromosome 22, ASM1883169v1, whole genome shotgun sequence, one genomic interval encodes:
- the LOC122328214 gene encoding mast cell protease 1A-like has product MTIISLLLLASLLPNLTFTARVGIVNGTEAKPHSRPYMVSIQVFGEHDCGGFLISDEFVLTAAHCWERSQVLTVVVGAHDLRKSKNRVGVKNYIPHPDYRRSPIRNDIMLLRLKKKIKLNKYVKWISLPKDGEEVNVDTLCSVAGWGRLWTDGPMSSRLMEANVHIMNNSECYKRWGEIYYSVSQMMCTQSYGGFCNGDSGGPLVCGDAAVGVVSFRYIHLCNSPAYPNVYTKISSYLPWIQQIIRNVK; this is encoded by the exons ATGACCATTATCTCTCTGCTTCTGCTGGCCTCTCTGCTGCCAAACCTAACCTTCACTG CTCGTGTGGGGATAGTGAACGGCACAGAAGCAAAACCCCACTCCAGACCTTACATGGTTTCTATTCAGGTTTTTGGGGAACACGACTGTGGTGGCTTCCTCATCTCTGATGAGTTTGTCCTGACTGCTGCACATTGCTGGGAGAG ATCTCAGGTTCTGACGGTTGTGGTTGGTGCTCATGACTTGAGGAAAAGTAAGAACCGCGTCGGAGTGAAGAACTACATCCCACATCCAGACTACAGAAGAAGTCCTATTCGGAATGACATCATGCTTTTGAGG CTAAAGAAGAAgatcaaactaaacaaatatgtaaaatggATATCATTACCAAAGGATGGAGAAGAGGTTAATGTAGATACTCTCTGTAGTGTTGCTGGTTGGGGAAGACTTTGGACTGATGGACCAATGAGCAGTCGTTTAATGGAGGCCAACGTGCACATAATGAATAACAGTGAATGTTACAAGAGGTGGGGAGAGATTTACTACTCTGTTTCACAGATGATGTGTACACAAAGCTATGGTGGATTCTGCAAT GGAGATTCCGGGGGTCCGTTGGTTTGCGGAGACGCTGCAGTTGGTGTCGTATCATTTCGTTACATTCATCTCTGTAATTCACCCGCGTATCCTAATGTGTACACTAAGATTTCATCTTATCTTCCATGGATCCAGCAAATCATTAGAAATGTTAAGTGa